TTGGCAAAGAGTATCTAAGATGGCTTATAAGCGAGAAGAAGCTTTCGATGATATTTGAGTTTGAGATAAATTTCATCTACGATCTAACCAGTCCAAAGCTCGAGATCACACAGATCGCAAACTCTAGCTACAAGATCAAGATGCCTCCTTGCAAGTATAAATTCTCAATCGCCGATATAAAATTTTACGATGAGAAAAACGGCAAATTTATACCATTTTTGCTGCCTGACTCGCTAAATGGCTTTTTTGGTAGCACTTTTACAGAAGAAGATAAAAATAGGCTAATAGAAGAGGCAAGAAATGAAGTCAAAAAGATGAGCGTTCGCCTTATCTCGCAGCTTCAAAGCAAAATTCATAAATCAGCTCGCGATACGCTTGAAGCGATAGCTAAGAGCTTTGGCGCAAATAAAGTTGAGTTTTTCTTTGACGATAATGATGAGCAGATAAGCTCGCAACTAAATTTAGAAAATATTGCATAAAACTTTAAAAAGGAGAAAAAATGAGCGTAAATTCACAGGAAGTCACGCAGACACCAGGCAACAACACAGTCTTTCAAACATGGGTTTTAACAGCTGATAAAAAGGCTTGTAAAGAGGGTTTTGCCGAGCTTTGCGCCCTGGTTGTAAATTTAAATAAAACTGCCAAGATTAGGTTTGGTGCAAACGAAAATGTAAACTGCGTCCTTGGCGTGGGCCATGATGCTTGGAAAAAGCTTGAAATTTCAAAAAATCTGCCAAAAGAGCTTGTAAATTTTAAAGCGATAAAAGGCGATAAACACGAGGCTGTTAGCACAAAGGGCGATATTCATATCCATATCCGCGCTTTAAATGCACCTGATTGCTTCGATATGGCTCAAGCGATAAAGGCTGTGCTTTTTAAATTTGCAGAGCTTACAGATGAGACGCAAGGCTTTAAGTATCATGACGGTAGGGCGATAATAGGCTTTGTTGATGGCACTGAAAATCCTGAGGGCGAGGAGAGAGATTTCTTTGCTAAAGTTGGCGATGAGGACGCTAAATTTAAAGGCGGCAGCTATGTTTTTGTACAAAAATATTTCCACAACATGAAAGATTGGAACGCTACAAGCGTAAGTGAGCAAGAAAAGGTAATAGGCCGCTCAAAAGAGCTTGACATCGAGATGAGCGAGGATGTAAAACCTACAAATTCACATTCAGCCGCTGCAAACGTAGGAGACGATAAAAAAGTCGTGCGTGGCAATATGCCATTTACTGAAGGTAGCAAAACAGGCACTTACTTCATCGCTTATGCGAGCACATTTTCAACGGTTGAGCTTATGCTTAAAAAGATGTTCATCGGCGAGCCAAAGGGTAACTCAGATAGGCTGCTTGACTTTAGTACGCCTGTAACTGGTGCCCTATACTTTGTTCCAACAGTTGATATGCTAAGTGATTATGAGGGATAAATTTAAATGGGTGAGGCAACTTGCTCTTTTAAATTTTAAATAAAAATGCCAGAGTGGTTTATCTACGCAGCTCTTTCAGCCGTTTTTGCTGCACTTACAGCGATCTTTGCAAAGCTTGGCGTAAAGGACATTGACAGCGATTTTGCAACATTTATAAGAACGATCGTTGTCATTTTGATGCTTGTTTTGCTTTTAAGCGTGGCTAAAAAATGGCAACCACTAAGCTCACTAAGCCCCAAAAACTGGCTCTTTCTCATACTAAGTGGCATGGCAACTGGACTATCTTGGCTCATGTATTTTAAAGCGATGCAAGTTGGCAAGGTCTATCAAGTAGCCTTGGTTGATAAATTTAGCGTTGTGCTAGCCATTATTTTGGCTGTCATCTTTCTTGGCGAGAGGTTAAATTTAAAAGAAATTTTAGCCGTCTGCCTTATCGTGTCTGGTGTATTTTTACTCATTTTTAAATAAAATTTTCTGCATTATTCTTAAAATATATTTTTAATTTTAATTTGTAATTAATTAAAAAGCTCCTAAAATTTGAACAATTTCATTTTGAAGGGAGAAATATGAAAAAAATCATTTTTTCAGCCATCGTGGCTTGTGCGGCATTTGGTGCTAGTGTAAACTACACAGATGTTGTAAAAGATGTTTACGGTGATGCTAGCTCAACAAAAAGTATAGGTAGACTGCTACCAACCAATGCAGTTGAAATTTTACAAACGAGCGGTGACAGAGCACAGATCAAAGTAAAAGGCTATCAAAATCCAGCCGTTAGCAATGTAGTTTATTTTGCTGATGGCGCTAGGATCATCTCAGTGGCATTTGCGAAAACTGCACCTTTTGACATCAAAGTCATAAAAGAGGGCAAAAACGGCAAATGGAGTGAGGTAGAAACAACAGTTTTTGTTCAAAAAGATGGCTTTAGCGCTGACATAAACGCGATGTTTGCAAAAGCTGACAAGATGTATAAAGAGAGTTGTGGCGTTTGCCATGCGTTGCCTCAAACCACACATTTTAACGCAAACCAATGGTCGTCACTTCTAAAATCAATGATCGGCAGAACCGCAATAGAGAAAAAAGACGAGTGGTTGGTTGTTGAATACCTACAAAAACACTCATCTGACGTAAACCTAGGTAAATAAGCAAAACTTTTGTAGCGGCGAGTAAAAACAAATATTAAAGTTTAGCTTATTCGAAAGAAAACTTATAATGAAAGGGAGATAAGATGAACGAGAACAGACGAGAATTTCTAAAAAAAGGCGCAACAGCAATCGCAGCGACACCTTTGCTTTCAAGCGTAACAGCATCAAATTTATTTGCTGATGGCGTAAAAAAGAGTGTTTTAAGAGATGGTGAGGTCATCACAGCTGCTCACTGGGGTATGCTAAAAGTGACAACCAAAAACGGCGTTGCAGTAAAGTCAGAGCCTATCCAAAAAACAAGTGAAATTTACAACCCACTTCAGTACTACACACCAGATATGATCTACAAAAGTCGTATCAAACGCCCAGCAGTAAGAAAGAGCTACCTTGAAAATCCAGATAGTCCAAAGCCAGAGCTTCGCGGCAAGGATGAGTGGGTTGAGGTGCCTTACGAAGAGGCGATCAAGCTAGT
The sequence above is drawn from the Campylobacter concisus genome and encodes:
- a CDS encoding DUF4230 domain-containing protein, whose translation is MSEYANLILAILLAVLAFAFYRSNKALKKAKDDSENLSVSTEISQLKSIGELSVFQVYSKEIVTKTDHAFGNFGKEYLRWLISEKKLSMIFEFEINFIYDLTSPKLEITQIANSSYKIKMPPCKYKFSIADIKFYDEKNGKFIPFLLPDSLNGFFGSTFTEEDKNRLIEEARNEVKKMSVRLISQLQSKIHKSARDTLEAIAKSFGANKVEFFFDDNDEQISSQLNLENIA
- a CDS encoding EamA family transporter, giving the protein MPEWFIYAALSAVFAALTAIFAKLGVKDIDSDFATFIRTIVVILMLVLLLSVAKKWQPLSSLSPKNWLFLILSGMATGLSWLMYFKAMQVGKVYQVALVDKFSVVLAIILAVIFLGERLNLKEILAVCLIVSGVFLLIFK
- a CDS encoding Dyp-type peroxidase, which produces MSVNSQEVTQTPGNNTVFQTWVLTADKKACKEGFAELCALVVNLNKTAKIRFGANENVNCVLGVGHDAWKKLEISKNLPKELVNFKAIKGDKHEAVSTKGDIHIHIRALNAPDCFDMAQAIKAVLFKFAELTDETQGFKYHDGRAIIGFVDGTENPEGEERDFFAKVGDEDAKFKGGSYVFVQKYFHNMKDWNATSVSEQEKVIGRSKELDIEMSEDVKPTNSHSAAANVGDDKKVVRGNMPFTEGSKTGTYFIAYASTFSTVELMLKKMFIGEPKGNSDRLLDFSTPVTGALYFVPTVDMLSDYEG
- a CDS encoding cytochrome C; its protein translation is MKKIIFSAIVACAAFGASVNYTDVVKDVYGDASSTKSIGRLLPTNAVEILQTSGDRAQIKVKGYQNPAVSNVVYFADGARIISVAFAKTAPFDIKVIKEGKNGKWSEVETTVFVQKDGFSADINAMFAKADKMYKESCGVCHALPQTTHFNANQWSSLLKSMIGRTAIEKKDEWLVVEYLQKHSSDVNLGK